From a single Wolbachia endosymbiont of Oedothorax gibbosus genomic region:
- the purB gene encoding adenylosuccinate lyase, protein MIPRYSRKEMSSIWEENNKFNIWLKIEKLACEAQAELGVIPNSVAQKLSGAIEFDVECINEIESIVKHDVIAFLTYIAEKAGVDVRYLHYGMTSSDVLDTCLAVQLKESCDILLENLKNILAVLKKKAEDYKDVACIGRSHGMHAEPTTLGLKFARFYAEFKRNYQRLISAQKEISICKISGAVGNFANVDPFVEEYVAKEMGLIPETISSQVIPRDRHAMFFSVLGVIASSIENIAIEIRHLQRTEIGEISEHFSTGQKGSSAMPHKCNPILSENLTGLSRLIRSYVFPALENVALWHERDISHSSVERCIAPDACITMDFALVRLTDLIDKLVINKENIEKNLNSSKGLVFSQRVLLELVNSGLAREEAYKIVQSNAMKVKQDNSDFLAELKQDKSLLEVINSKKLESLFDLKYYMKHIDHVYNKVFN, encoded by the coding sequence ATGATTCCCCGCTATAGCAGAAAAGAAATGTCTTCCATTTGGGAGGAAAATAATAAATTTAATATATGGCTTAAAATAGAAAAATTAGCGTGTGAAGCTCAAGCAGAGTTAGGAGTGATTCCAAATAGTGTTGCTCAGAAGCTTTCTGGTGCTATTGAATTTGATGTTGAATGTATCAACGAAATTGAATCCATTGTAAAACATGATGTTATAGCTTTTTTGACATACATTGCTGAAAAAGCGGGAGTTGATGTTCGTTATCTTCATTATGGAATGACAAGTTCTGATGTTTTAGATACATGCCTTGCGGTGCAGTTGAAAGAGTCATGTGATATTTTACTCGAGAATCTAAAAAATATACTTGCAGTATTGAAAAAAAAAGCTGAGGATTATAAAGATGTTGCATGTATTGGGCGCAGTCATGGAATGCATGCAGAACCAACAACTCTTGGATTAAAATTTGCTAGATTTTATGCTGAATTTAAACGCAATTATCAAAGATTAATTAGCGCGCAAAAAGAAATCTCAATTTGTAAAATATCAGGTGCAGTAGGTAATTTTGCAAATGTTGATCCGTTTGTTGAAGAGTATGTAGCGAAAGAAATGGGACTCATACCTGAAACCATATCGTCTCAAGTCATTCCTCGTGATAGACATGCCATGTTCTTTTCAGTTTTGGGAGTGATTGCAAGCTCAATAGAAAATATTGCAATTGAAATTCGTCATTTGCAAAGAACTGAAATCGGCGAAATTTCTGAGCATTTTTCCACTGGACAGAAGGGAAGCTCTGCTATGCCACACAAATGTAATCCTATTTTAAGTGAAAATTTAACCGGACTCTCACGCTTAATACGCAGCTATGTGTTTCCTGCGTTAGAAAATGTTGCATTGTGGCACGAACGTGATATATCACACTCGTCTGTGGAAAGATGCATTGCTCCTGATGCTTGTATAACAATGGATTTTGCTTTAGTGCGATTAACAGATTTGATAGATAAATTGGTGATCAACAAGGAAAACATTGAAAAGAACTTAAATTCTTCGAAAGGTTTAGTTTTCTCACAGCGTGTATTGCTTGAGTTAGTAAATAGTGGTTTGGCGAGGGAAGAGGCGTATAAAATTGTTCAGAGCAATGCAATGAAAGTGAAACAAGACAATAGTGATTTTTTGGCCGAATTGAAACAAGATAAATCCTTACTTGAAGTTATTAACTCTAAAAAACTTGAATCTTTGTTTGATTTGAAATATTATATGAAACATATAGATCATGTGTATAATAAGGTTTTTAATTAG
- the rplI gene encoding 50S ribosomal protein L9 — MLIILKENIRTLGRLGEVVKVKPGYARNFLFPQRKAVKATKENLAKLEEQRLLLEEENIKRLNVAKELALSLHDKFVVLIKQASEDGKIFGSVTTREIAKVLLQEGHVIDHRSLSFGGISIKNLGEYQVNVELHSEVVVPITIYVVKSETDANELRQVKLQNQKSEQQEAEQDANKEATDGDDS; from the coding sequence ATGTTGATAATTTTAAAGGAAAATATAAGGACTTTAGGTAGGCTTGGTGAAGTTGTCAAAGTTAAACCAGGTTATGCACGTAATTTTCTTTTTCCACAAAGAAAAGCGGTGAAAGCTACCAAGGAGAATTTAGCAAAACTAGAGGAGCAACGTTTATTACTGGAAGAAGAGAATATAAAAAGATTAAATGTAGCAAAAGAGCTTGCATTGTCACTACATGATAAGTTTGTGGTATTGATAAAGCAAGCTTCAGAGGATGGTAAAATTTTTGGTTCTGTAACAACACGTGAAATTGCGAAAGTTTTACTACAAGAAGGACATGTGATAGATCACCGTAGTTTATCTTTTGGTGGAATAAGCATCAAAAACTTGGGTGAATACCAAGTAAACGTAGAATTACATAGTGAAGTAGTAGTACCAATTACTATATACGTCGTGAAATCCGAAACAGATGCAAATGAGCTAAGGCAAGTAAAATTGCAAAATCAGAAGTCTGAGCAACAAGAGGCAGAGCAAGATGCGAATAAAGAAGCTACTGATGGTGATGATAGCTGA
- the rpsR gene encoding 30S ribosomal protein S18, producing the protein MMKRRNSFNNSYVSVNNRTGFRRSKVCPLAASKDEDIDYKNTDLLSKFTSDYGRILPRRLTGVCAKKQRKLRLAVIRARFLALVPYCTKKV; encoded by the coding sequence ATGATGAAAAGACGAAATAGTTTTAATAATTCTTACGTATCTGTAAATAATAGGACTGGCTTTAGGCGTTCTAAAGTTTGCCCTCTTGCTGCGTCTAAAGATGAAGACATAGATTATAAGAATACAGATTTATTATCCAAGTTTACCTCTGACTATGGTAGGATATTACCTAGAAGATTAACAGGTGTATGTGCAAAAAAACAAAGGAAGTTACGCTTAGCGGTCATAAGGGCACGTTTTTTAGCTCTTGTTCCTTACTGTACTAAAAAAGTTTAG
- the rpsF gene encoding 30S ribosomal protein S6 — MNLYEFTFIAQQGLLQQEVEEMVQELAVSLKNIKADVIFQKIKSLMERQNSTLTKQELETRAENIKEGLVAYSDFLEDLTKILWVELEEDLSNLKEVKSKIDKELKDDLKDLGITQDFTKFLGGSTKSAFIYNAVNALKRNISEHLIKIFQDILKDFRINGPTQSSKALEMLLENIEASGLIKYEHWGLLDFAYPINKMKSGHYCIMCISSTASILDEFVRRMKLNENVIRHLSVQVDKFFEGKSYMMNKQIEEQNA; from the coding sequence GTGAATCTTTATGAATTTACTTTTATAGCACAACAAGGATTGTTACAGCAAGAAGTAGAGGAGATGGTCCAAGAGCTAGCTGTTTCATTGAAAAATATTAAAGCGGATGTTATTTTCCAGAAGATCAAGAGTCTTATGGAAAGGCAAAATAGTACGCTTACAAAACAAGAGTTAGAAACGCGTGCTGAAAACATTAAAGAAGGTCTAGTTGCTTACTCTGATTTCTTGGAAGATCTTACAAAAATTTTATGGGTTGAATTGGAAGAAGATCTTTCAAATTTGAAAGAAGTGAAGTCAAAAATCGATAAAGAGTTGAAAGATGACCTAAAAGATTTAGGAATAACGCAGGATTTTACAAAATTTCTAGGAGGCAGTACTAAAAGTGCGTTTATCTATAATGCAGTAAATGCTTTGAAGAGAAACATTTCAGAACATCTAATAAAGATTTTTCAAGATATTTTGAAAGATTTTAGAATAAACGGTCCAACTCAATCGAGCAAAGCATTGGAGATGCTTTTGGAAAACATTGAAGCATCGGGATTAATCAAGTATGAACATTGGGGTCTTTTGGATTTTGCATATCCAATAAATAAGATGAAGAGCGGTCATTATTGTATAATGTGTATAAGTTCTACTGCAAGCATTCTGGATGAATTTGTGCGTAGAATGAAACTTAATGAGAACGTTATTCGCCACTTGTCTGTGCAGGTTGATAAATTTTTTGAAGGTAAATCTTATATGATGAATAAACAAATTGAGGAGCAAAACGCATAA